In one Pseudomonas tensinigenes genomic region, the following are encoded:
- a CDS encoding XRE family transcriptional regulator, with protein MTMNASLSTTPGADAQAVSLAVARTLKQARKAQKITLDELSRRSGVSKGMVVEIEKCTANPSIGILCKIAAALGLSVADIVNVTEAPSAHIIESQDIPTLWTGDLGGTARLLAGTSGPNMIELWRWEMHPGESFASPGHPQGTLELFHVEKGTLKCMIGETELIIPAGSSAVAKTDVPHSYSNAGRSKLVFTMSVTEIHQ; from the coding sequence ATGACCATGAATGCCAGCTTGTCGACTACCCCGGGTGCTGATGCTCAAGCCGTCAGCCTGGCCGTTGCGCGGACACTCAAACAAGCCCGCAAGGCACAGAAAATCACGCTGGACGAGCTTTCTCGGCGCTCAGGCGTGAGCAAAGGAATGGTCGTCGAAATAGAAAAATGCACCGCGAATCCCAGTATCGGCATTCTTTGCAAAATCGCAGCCGCGCTGGGCCTGTCGGTTGCCGACATCGTCAATGTGACCGAGGCACCCTCTGCCCATATCATCGAAAGCCAGGATATCCCTACGCTCTGGACCGGTGACCTTGGAGGCACCGCGCGACTTCTTGCAGGAACGTCCGGCCCGAACATGATCGAGTTATGGCGCTGGGAAATGCATCCAGGTGAATCGTTCGCTTCACCGGGGCACCCTCAAGGCACGCTTGAACTGTTCCATGTAGAGAAAGGCACGTTGAAATGCATGATCGGGGAAACAGAGCTGATCATTCCTGCCGGGAGTTCGGCAGTGGCGAAAACCGATGTGCCTCACTCCTATTCCAACGCGGGCAGATCCAAATTGGTGTTCACCATGTCCGTGACCGAGATACATCAGTAG
- a CDS encoding transketolase family protein: MNNAVKTPMPTAEPSKKRLTTSAMIASIASEGQATKAAPFGHALAALADQRQDIVGLSADLSKYTDLHIFAKAHPDRFYQMGMAEQLLMSAAAGMAREGFVPFATTYAVFASRRAYDFICMAIAEENLNVKIVCGLPGLTTGYGPSHQATDDLAIFRAMPNLMIVDPCDALEIEQAVPAIAAHQGPVYMRLLRGNVPLVLDEYGYQFEIGKAKTLRTGNDVLIISTGLMTMRALEAAKELQADGVDVAVLHVPTIKPLDEQAILAEARKSGRLVVTAENSSIIGGLGEAVAGVLLRNGVTPAFRQIALPDAFLDAGALPTLHDRYGISTQAVCAQIKLWLDR; the protein is encoded by the coding sequence ATGAACAACGCCGTCAAAACACCCATGCCGACTGCCGAGCCGAGCAAGAAACGCCTGACCACGTCGGCGATGATCGCGTCCATCGCTTCTGAGGGCCAAGCCACCAAAGCCGCGCCTTTCGGTCATGCGCTGGCGGCGCTGGCTGATCAACGCCAGGACATCGTCGGCCTGTCCGCCGACCTGTCCAAATACACCGACCTGCACATCTTCGCCAAGGCCCACCCGGACCGGTTCTATCAAATGGGCATGGCCGAACAACTGCTGATGAGTGCAGCCGCGGGCATGGCCCGTGAAGGCTTCGTCCCCTTTGCCACGACCTATGCGGTGTTTGCTTCGCGGCGTGCCTATGACTTCATCTGCATGGCCATCGCCGAGGAAAACCTCAACGTCAAAATCGTCTGCGGCCTGCCCGGTCTCACCACCGGATACGGCCCCAGCCACCAGGCCACCGATGACCTGGCCATCTTCCGTGCCATGCCCAACCTGATGATTGTCGACCCCTGCGATGCCCTGGAAATCGAACAGGCCGTACCAGCGATCGCCGCGCATCAAGGGCCTGTGTACATGCGTTTGCTGCGCGGCAACGTACCGCTGGTGCTCGACGAGTACGGCTATCAGTTCGAGATCGGCAAAGCCAAAACCCTGCGCACCGGTAACGATGTGCTGATCATCTCCACCGGCCTGATGACCATGCGTGCACTGGAAGCCGCCAAGGAACTGCAAGCCGATGGCGTGGATGTCGCCGTACTGCACGTACCGACGATAAAGCCGCTGGATGAGCAAGCCATTCTTGCCGAAGCACGCAAATCAGGTCGTTTGGTGGTCACCGCAGAAAACAGCTCGATTATTGGTGGTCTCGGTGAGGCCGTCGCTGGTGTGCTGCTGCGTAACGGGGTCACGCCAGCGTTCAGGCAGATCGCCTTGCCGGACGCGTTTCTGGACGCGGGTGCTTTGCCGACACTGCATGATCGTTACGGCATTTCTACCCAGGCCGTCTGCGCGCAGATCAAGCTCTGGCTGGACCGCTGA
- a CDS encoding SDR family NAD(P)-dependent oxidoreductase, with amino-acid sequence MLLQGKVAIITGAASARGIGRATATTFAQQGARVVILDLDASAARDAAASLGEGHLGLAANVADEAQVQQAVATIIEHFGRIDILVNNAGITQPLKTLDIRPSDYDKVLDVSLRGTLLMSQAVIPLMRQQASGSIVCMSSVSAQRGGGIFGGPHYSAAKAGVLGLGKAMARELGPDNIRVNSIAPGLIHTDITGGLMQDERRHAIIDGIPLGRLGEAQDVANAALFLASDLSSYLTGITLDVNGGMLIH; translated from the coding sequence ATGCTTCTCCAAGGCAAAGTCGCAATCATCACCGGTGCCGCATCTGCCCGTGGCATCGGCCGCGCTACAGCGACGACGTTCGCACAACAAGGCGCTCGTGTCGTCATTCTCGATCTGGATGCCTCCGCAGCACGCGACGCCGCCGCGTCGTTGGGCGAAGGTCACCTGGGACTGGCGGCTAACGTCGCGGACGAGGCGCAGGTTCAGCAAGCCGTCGCCACCATCATCGAGCACTTCGGGCGCATTGATATCCTCGTCAACAACGCTGGCATCACCCAGCCACTCAAAACCCTCGACATTCGTCCCTCGGACTACGACAAGGTGCTGGACGTCAGCCTGCGTGGCACCCTGCTCATGTCCCAAGCGGTGATTCCGCTTATGCGTCAGCAGGCCAGCGGCAGCATCGTCTGCATGTCGTCGGTGTCTGCGCAACGCGGTGGCGGCATTTTCGGCGGCCCGCATTACAGCGCGGCCAAGGCCGGTGTGCTGGGTCTGGGCAAAGCCATGGCACGGGAGCTGGGCCCCGACAACATTCGCGTCAACTCCATCGCGCCGGGCCTGATCCACACCGACATCACCGGCGGCCTGATGCAGGACGAGCGCCGTCACGCAATCATCGACGGCATTCCGCTGGGTCGCCTGGGTGAGGCGCAGGACGTCGCCAACGCTGCGCTGTTTCTCGCCAGCGACTTATCCTCTTATCTGACTGGCATCACCTTGGATGTGAACGGCGGCATGCTGATTCACTGA
- a CDS encoding transketolase: MTTNLSHAASLSLTERAHNIRRHALRMGQVQGQGYVGQALGAADLLAVSYFHAMNHRPADPEWEQRDRFYLSIGHYAIALYAALIEAEIIPLEELETYGSDDSRLPMSGMAAYTPGMEITGGSLGQGLGIAVGACLGLKRKDSPSFVYNLLSDGELNEGSTWEAVMSASHWKLDNLIAIVDVNNQQADGHSSEILSFEPIVDRWQAFGWFTQRVDGNDLEALVSAFDAARNHSGSQPRVIICDTKMGKGVPFLETREKTHFIRVEEHEWDLALRNLEEGKNQ, translated from the coding sequence ATGACGACTAATCTTTCACACGCTGCATCCCTGAGCCTGACAGAGCGCGCGCACAACATTCGCCGCCATGCGTTGCGCATGGGCCAGGTCCAGGGTCAGGGCTACGTCGGCCAGGCTCTCGGCGCTGCCGATCTGCTGGCGGTGTCTTACTTTCATGCGATGAATCATCGCCCCGCAGACCCTGAATGGGAGCAGCGCGATCGCTTCTACCTCTCCATCGGTCACTACGCCATTGCGCTGTACGCAGCGCTGATCGAAGCCGAGATCATCCCGCTCGAAGAGCTGGAAACCTACGGCTCGGACGACAGTCGCCTGCCGATGTCGGGCATGGCCGCCTACACCCCGGGCATGGAAATCACCGGCGGCTCGTTGGGTCAGGGGCTGGGCATCGCTGTCGGTGCCTGCCTGGGCCTCAAGCGCAAAGATTCGCCCTCCTTCGTCTACAACCTGCTGTCCGATGGCGAGTTGAACGAAGGCTCGACCTGGGAAGCGGTGATGTCGGCTTCGCACTGGAAGCTCGACAACCTGATCGCCATCGTCGACGTCAACAACCAGCAAGCTGACGGTCACTCCAGTGAAATCCTTTCGTTCGAACCCATCGTCGATCGCTGGCAGGCGTTTGGCTGGTTCACCCAGCGCGTCGACGGCAATGATCTGGAGGCGCTGGTCAGCGCATTCGATGCCGCGCGCAATCATTCTGGCAGCCAACCAAGAGTGATCATCTGCGACACCAAAATGGGCAAAGGCGTGCCCTTCCTGGAAACCCGCGAGAAAACCCACTTCATCCGTGTGGAAGAGCACGAATGGGACCTGGCGCTGCGCAATCTTGAAGAAGGAAAAAACCAATGA
- a CDS encoding MFS transporter — MTTLSLEAVSTVRSSAYRKTAWRLMPFLMLCYLCAYLDRVNVGFAKLQMMNDLALSETVYGLGAGVFFIGYFLCEVPSNIILHKVGARVWIARIMITWGIVSALFAFVETAWQFYALRFLLGIAEAGLAPGLLLYLTYWFPSYRRARMTVLWFIAIPLSGMVGGPLSGWIMNHFAGVHGWAGWQWMFVLEAVPTVIVGLLVLSYLKDGVHQATWLNDEEKALITRELAEDDQQKVTHASVGEFIRDRRLWLLAAIYFCVVMGQYAITFWLPTLVRNAGVSDPLHIGFMTSLPYLCAIVAMLLVGRSGDKHRERRWHLIVPMIAGAIGLSLAAMMGGNSTLSILSLCLAASGILSATSLFWMLPTTLLGGVSAAAGIAAVNSFANLAGFCSPYLIGWITTLTGSSAIGMYLITGVLFLGASLVLRIPAALVNR, encoded by the coding sequence ATGACTACCCTGTCGCTCGAAGCGGTTTCGACCGTGCGCTCCTCTGCCTATCGCAAAACGGCCTGGCGCCTGATGCCTTTCTTGATGCTGTGCTATTTGTGCGCCTATCTGGATCGGGTCAACGTCGGCTTCGCCAAGCTGCAAATGATGAACGATCTGGCCCTCAGCGAAACGGTCTACGGACTGGGCGCCGGCGTGTTCTTCATCGGCTATTTCCTCTGCGAAGTGCCCAGCAACATCATTCTGCACAAGGTCGGTGCGCGCGTGTGGATCGCGCGGATCATGATCACTTGGGGCATCGTTTCGGCGCTGTTCGCCTTCGTCGAAACCGCGTGGCAATTCTATGCGTTGCGCTTTCTGCTGGGGATTGCCGAAGCCGGTCTGGCGCCGGGCCTGTTGCTCTACCTCACCTACTGGTTTCCGTCCTACCGTCGGGCACGCATGACGGTGCTGTGGTTCATCGCCATTCCGCTGTCAGGCATGGTCGGTGGTCCGCTTTCCGGCTGGATCATGAACCACTTCGCCGGCGTGCACGGTTGGGCCGGCTGGCAGTGGATGTTCGTTCTGGAGGCGGTACCGACCGTCATCGTCGGGCTGCTGGTGCTGAGCTATCTGAAAGACGGCGTGCATCAGGCCACTTGGCTGAATGACGAAGAAAAAGCCCTGATCACTCGCGAACTGGCCGAAGACGACCAGCAAAAAGTCACCCACGCCTCGGTTGGCGAATTCATTCGCGATCGCCGTCTGTGGCTGCTGGCGGCCATCTACTTCTGCGTGGTGATGGGCCAGTACGCTATCACCTTCTGGCTGCCCACACTGGTGCGCAATGCGGGGGTTTCCGACCCGCTGCACATCGGTTTTATGACCAGCCTGCCCTACCTGTGCGCCATCGTCGCGATGTTGTTGGTGGGCCGCAGTGGTGACAAACATCGCGAGCGCCGCTGGCACCTCATCGTGCCGATGATTGCCGGTGCGATCGGTTTAAGCCTAGCGGCGATGATGGGCGGCAACTCAACGCTGTCGATCCTCAGTCTGTGCCTGGCCGCTTCCGGCATTTTGTCCGCAACGTCGCTGTTCTGGATGCTGCCCACCACGCTGCTCGGTGGGGTGTCTGCCGCCGCCGGCATCGCTGCGGTCAACAGCTTCGCCAATCTCGCCGGGTTTTGCTCGCCTTATCTGATCGGCTGGATCACCACCCTGACCGGCTCCAGCGCCATCGGCATGTACCTGATTACGGGGGTGCTGTTCCTCGGCGCCAGTCTGGTCCTGCGCATTCCCGCCGCCCTGGTCAATCGTTGA
- a CDS encoding LysR substrate-binding domain-containing protein: MSSSGDAPATLPPLKAIQAFEQTARFGNVARAAELLDLTPSAVSHQLAKLEAMIGRQLFLRTARGVTLTPVGEQYLTEVSGILHSLAVATERAASDVSLDCLRLHSSPSFGLLWLMPRLEQFRQSHPDIQLNLSCSYESLHFSRDKIDVDIRHGMPNWPSFEVRTVRNEKIAVLASPKLLQQRPIRTVADLLDCNLILSEATLIKWPQLFAQHGLSRPEKPYSLSFDRSYMTLEAASHGLGFALESTLLAQDYLARGALVEVTPGLSAPITAHHLVFPRAHAGFPRVRRFLEWMQNELGHDFNY; this comes from the coding sequence ATGAGTTCATCTGGCGATGCACCTGCGACCCTGCCACCCCTGAAAGCCATTCAGGCCTTTGAGCAAACGGCACGCTTCGGCAACGTTGCCCGCGCGGCCGAATTGCTGGACTTGACCCCGTCAGCGGTCAGTCACCAGTTGGCCAAGCTGGAGGCGATGATCGGGCGTCAGCTATTTCTCAGAACAGCCAGAGGCGTGACATTGACGCCGGTGGGCGAGCAATACCTGACTGAAGTGTCCGGCATCCTGCACAGCCTGGCGGTGGCGACAGAGCGTGCCGCCAGCGATGTCAGCCTCGATTGTCTGCGGTTGCACTCGTCGCCCAGCTTCGGACTGCTGTGGCTGATGCCGCGGCTGGAACAGTTTCGCCAGAGTCATCCCGACATCCAGCTCAATCTGTCGTGTTCTTACGAATCACTGCATTTCAGTCGCGACAAGATCGATGTCGACATCCGTCACGGCATGCCCAATTGGCCAAGTTTCGAAGTCCGTACGGTGCGCAATGAAAAAATTGCCGTGCTGGCGTCGCCGAAACTGCTGCAGCAACGCCCGATCCGCACAGTCGCGGATCTGCTCGACTGCAATCTGATCCTGTCGGAAGCGACGCTGATCAAGTGGCCGCAGCTGTTTGCTCAACATGGCCTGTCGCGTCCTGAAAAACCCTATTCACTCAGCTTTGACCGCTCCTACATGACATTGGAGGCGGCCAGCCACGGTCTTGGGTTCGCCTTGGAAAGCACGCTGCTTGCGCAGGATTATCTGGCGCGCGGCGCGTTAGTCGAAGTGACGCCAGGCTTGAGTGCCCCGATCACCGCACACCACCTGGTGTTCCCGAGAGCGCACGCCGGTTTTCCGCGGGTCAGGCGATTTCTGGAGTGGATGCAGAATGAGCTGGGGCACGACTTCAACTACTGA
- a CDS encoding aminotransferase class V-fold PLP-dependent enzyme → MSKLYPSIDPEGLVEYSVVYTDRSLNHMSQSFQGVMKNISTTLKQVYHAEAVAVVPGSGTFGMEAVARQFATDQQCLVLRNGWFSYRWSQILEMGNIPAATTVLKAGPVETGRQAAYAPPPLDEVLAAIAAQKPKVVFAPHVETSSGILLPDEYLRAVGDAVHAVGGLFVLDCIASGTIWVDMHKCAVDLLISAPQKGWSASPCCALVMFSAAALERIEQTQSSSFACDLKKWLQIMQAYEQGGHAYHATMPSDSLARFNEVMKETQAYGFDKVRDEQQALGDRVRALLTGKGIKSVAAAGFQAPGVVVSYTDDADIKSGRKFANHGLQIAAGVPLQCDEPADFQTFRLGLFGLEKLQNIERTVSLLEQALNEVMVD, encoded by the coding sequence ATGTCCAAGCTCTATCCGAGCATCGATCCCGAGGGATTGGTCGAGTATTCCGTGGTCTACACCGACCGCTCGCTGAACCACATGTCGCAGTCCTTTCAAGGCGTGATGAAGAACATTTCCACGACCCTGAAACAGGTCTACCACGCCGAGGCGGTGGCGGTGGTTCCGGGCAGCGGCACGTTCGGCATGGAAGCGGTGGCGCGGCAGTTTGCTACCGACCAGCAATGTCTGGTGCTACGCAACGGCTGGTTCAGTTATCGCTGGAGCCAGATTCTGGAGATGGGCAACATCCCGGCGGCCACTACGGTGCTCAAGGCCGGGCCGGTCGAGACGGGTCGCCAGGCAGCCTACGCCCCGCCGCCGCTGGACGAGGTGCTTGCCGCCATCGCGGCGCAGAAACCGAAAGTCGTCTTCGCGCCCCACGTTGAAACTTCATCCGGAATCCTCCTGCCCGACGAGTACCTGAGGGCCGTCGGCGACGCCGTGCATGCGGTGGGTGGTCTGTTCGTACTGGACTGCATCGCCTCCGGCACGATTTGGGTGGATATGCACAAATGCGCCGTCGACCTGCTGATCAGTGCACCCCAGAAAGGCTGGAGCGCCTCCCCTTGCTGCGCGCTGGTGATGTTCAGTGCTGCGGCGCTCGAGCGTATCGAACAGACGCAAAGCAGCAGCTTCGCCTGCGACCTGAAAAAGTGGCTGCAGATCATGCAGGCCTACGAACAGGGCGGACATGCCTATCACGCGACCATGCCCAGCGATTCCCTGGCGCGGTTCAACGAGGTGATGAAAGAGACGCAAGCCTACGGTTTCGACAAGGTTCGCGATGAACAACAGGCGCTGGGCGATCGGGTGCGTGCGCTGTTGACCGGCAAAGGCATCAAAAGTGTGGCCGCTGCGGGCTTTCAGGCCCCTGGTGTTGTAGTGAGCTACACCGATGATGCCGATATCAAGAGCGGCAGGAAATTTGCCAATCACGGCCTGCAGATCGCTGCCGGCGTGCCGTTGCAGTGCGACGAGCCGGCCGACTTCCAGACCTTCCGCCTCGGTCTGTTCGGACTGGAGAAGCTGCAGAATATCGAGCGTACGGTCAGCCTGCTTGAGCAGGCACTAAATGAGGTGATGGTTGACTGA
- a CDS encoding B3/B4 domain-containing protein, whose translation MQSVLPLIDQAVAELAPEFRALSIVVEAALLTRPEVARAALDHACKAVQAGGPSWGDAHLAAWADAFRKFGAKPQRTPCSAEALRKRVLRDGTLPSLDPIVDLYNAISIEYAIPVGGENIDAYAGSPQLVVADGSEPFDTMKEGVPAVEYPDAGEVVWRDDKGVTCRRWNWRQGVRTRLGVDAQNMWFILESLPAMPLDALTEAGDKLIAGLQQMMPGVQIESSLIGPGAN comes from the coding sequence ATGCAGTCCGTACTGCCGTTGATTGATCAAGCCGTTGCAGAACTGGCTCCGGAGTTCCGGGCCCTGAGCATTGTGGTGGAAGCTGCACTACTCACCCGTCCTGAAGTTGCTCGGGCCGCCCTGGATCATGCTTGCAAGGCTGTGCAGGCGGGTGGTCCAAGCTGGGGAGACGCTCACCTTGCCGCCTGGGCCGACGCCTTCAGAAAGTTCGGGGCCAAGCCGCAGCGCACGCCTTGTTCAGCCGAAGCGTTGCGTAAAAGGGTCTTACGTGACGGGACCTTGCCGAGCCTCGATCCCATCGTCGATCTCTACAACGCCATCAGTATCGAGTACGCCATTCCGGTGGGCGGGGAAAACATAGACGCCTATGCAGGCTCACCGCAGCTTGTTGTCGCCGATGGCAGCGAGCCGTTTGACACGATGAAAGAGGGCGTTCCTGCTGTCGAGTATCCGGATGCCGGCGAAGTGGTCTGGCGTGATGACAAAGGCGTGACCTGCCGCCGCTGGAATTGGCGGCAAGGTGTCAGAACCCGCCTCGGTGTCGATGCGCAGAACATGTGGTTCATTCTGGAGAGTTTGCCAGCGATGCCGCTTGATGCCTTGACTGAAGCCGGGGACAAGCTGATCGCAGGTTTGCAGCAAATGATGCCCGGCGTGCAGATTGAAAGCTCGCTGATTGGCCCTGGGGCCAACTAG